A single Ziziphus jujuba cultivar Dongzao chromosome 11, ASM3175591v1 DNA region contains:
- the LOC107431530 gene encoding phosphatidylinositol 4-kinase gamma 8 has translation MRIYKMAVAVDQHNGFKPFCRTQRCRLQSYTHLDQTKFVSSLKQAFEVANSFHRSFSTPCISLTSSSAVNEEEEEEFEVNPKIEIVGGYKAPGVRALVVEVAIAIASGVDPMPVASGLGGAYFLRSINGDNIIAVAKPVDEEPLALNNPKGFGGRMLGQPGIKRSVRIGETGSRELAAYLLDHGGFAGVPPTALVKISNVGFHLNNNEASVSSSTTTHYPYKIASLQHFVDHDYDAGELGPSGFSVASVHRIGIFDVRLLNLDRHAGNMLVKKQQRDDDDHHHHDLNSNYTVGVAELVPIDHGLCLPEWLDDPYFEWLHWPQASVPFSESEVDYISNLDPFKDAELLRTELPSLREASIRMLVLCTIFLKQAAAAGLCLAEIGEMMSREFCGGEENLSALENVCAQAKASLPSNGNGNSISIFQEDNDGGCNDDGGNESKKSTEEQNEVFQFDSGSDQEACNEGLDLPQLLQSLPGMAKPPKTSRFACSAGAGSTRLLPDTQVRSPLCEENDQGDDDGDKDCNKMDGGCGGGGAFTRSMSFQVQHNHSYEEEAGVITFADMSQGDWELFLKSFEKFLPEVFESIKCLSQKHRLGTSCKF, from the coding sequence ATGAGAATTTATAAAATGGCTGTAGCAGTTGACCAACATAATGGGTTCAAGCCGTTCTGCCGAACCCAGAGATGCAGACTCCAATCCTATACTCACCTCGACCAAACTAAATTTGTCAGCTCTTTGAAACAAGCATTTGAAGTTGCTAATAGTTTTCACCGAAGCTTCTCAACTCCATGCATATCCCTGACCAGTAGTAGTGCagtgaatgaagaagaagaagaagagtttGAGGTCAATCCAAAGATTGAGATTGTTGGTGGCTACAAGGCCCCCGGAGTACGTGCTCTTGTGGTTGAAGTTGCCATTGCCATTGCTTCTGGTGTGGACCCAATGCCGGTGGCAAGTGGGCTAGGTGGTGCCTATTTTTTACGTAGCATAAATGGTGATAATATTATTGCGGTGGCAAAGCCCGTAGATGAAGAACCTTTAGCCTTGAACAATCCAAAAGGTTTCGGGGGTAGGATGCTGGGGCAACCCGGTATAAAACGCTCAGTTCGGATAGGCGAGACGGGCTCTCGAGAATTGGCTGCTTACCTCCTTGACCACGGTGGTTTTGCTGGTGTTCCCCCCACAGCTTTAGTCAAAATCTCTAATGTTGGATTCCACCTCAACAATAATGAAGCCTCGGTTTCGTCATCTACTACCACACACTATCCCTATAAGATTGCTTCTCTCCAGCATTTCGTAGATCATGACTATGATGCAGGAGAACTTGGTCCTTCTGGCTTCTCCGTTGCTTCTGTTCATCGAATCGGGATTTTCGATGTGAGACTTCTAAATCTTGATCGGCATGCAGGAAATATGCTTGTGAAGAAACAACAacgtgatgatgatgatcatcatcatcatgatctCAACAGCAATTATACCGTTGGAGTGGCTGAGCTCGTGCCAATTGACCATGGGCTTTGCCTACCTGAGTGGCTTGACGACCCATATTTTGAATGGCTGCATTGGCCTCAAGCCTCGGTTCCATTTTCTGAGTCTGAAGTTGACTACATATCCAACCTCGATCCTTTTAAAGATGCAGAGCTGCTAAGAACAGAGCTTCCTTCTTTaagggaggccagcatccgcatGCTTGTGCTCTGCACTATTTTCCTAAAGCAAGCTGCTGCTGCTGGGCTTTGTCTTGCTGAAATTGGTGAAATGATGTCTCGGGAGTTTTGTGGCGGAGAAGAAAATTTGAGTGCATTAGAGAATGTATGTGCCCAAGCTAAGGCTTCCTTGCCTAGTAATGGTAATGGTAATAGTATTAGTATTTTTCAAGAGGATAATGATGGTGGATGTAATGATGATGGTGGTaatgaaagtaaaaaatctACTGAAGAACAAAATGAGGTCTTTCAATTCGACAGTGGAAGTGATCAAGAAGCTTGTAATGAGGGTTTGGATCTTCCACAGCTATTACAGAGCCTTCCTGGGATGGCTAAGCCACCCAAAACGTCAAGGTTTGCATGTAGTGCAGGAGCAGGCAGTACAAGATTGTTGCCCGATACACAAGTAAGGTCTCCATTGTGTGAGGAAAATGACCAGggagatgatgatggtgataaGGATTGTAATAAGATGGATGGCGGTTGTGGTGGGGGTGGGGCTTTTACCAGGAGTATGAGTTTTCAAGTGCAACATAATCATAGTTATGAAGAAGAAGCTGGGGTCATCACTTTTGCAGACATGAGCCAAGGTGATTGGGAATTGTTCTTAAAGAGTTTTGAGAAGTTTTTGCCAGAGGTTTTTGAAAGCATAAAATGCTTAAGCCAGAAGCATAGGTTGGGAACTTCATGCAAGTTCTGA